ATAGACGAAGTAACGGTACGTGAAGATGGAGTAAGGTTCGCTGAGCTCTTGGTCCACCAGGTTCATTATCAGAGGAAGGTGATGCTCGCCGCCATAGCTAACGTACTCAATCTCCGATGCCTCGAATTCCACGTtctccatttcttcttcttccgcACCTTTGTGCCCCCATTTCTTGCCCACCACAAAAGGATCTAAAATGGCCAACATATATGGGCCTTGAATTTTTCCATTTCGGCATCTACGCTGTTGATGTTCGCACCTCCTCTTTTTTTCTCACACAAAACTGAAATTCAGtaatttgtttactttttatgtcctttcataaaaatatattataaattcaattaaatcataaaattgtttgaaaagtcaaacagatttttaaaaaaaatcatattttatattttaattacataataatttaatgaatatttctttttctgcccattttttttcatgtgaGGGTTGTATACTTAACTTTGTGATGTCTTAAAATGTATCGAAGTTTAACTTATTTAGATAATCCCAAATTTGAAAATTCATGTaatctgtaattttttttttcattttcatccttcactatttataaattataatttaaacaaaacaaaaataatcttttatgcTAAATTGGCAACGACTTAAAATATTCCAATTTTggtcataataataattattattagtgaaagggatataaaatacttttatctaAACAGATCAAAAACTgatgacaaaaaataaaaataaaaacagatcCAAGAATAACATCTGGGCTTTGACAAACTTGTGAGGCCCATTATTTCAAATTAACAAAAGGCCCAATCCAAAAGGAGCATGAATAAGTACACTATATCAAACCCTAGCCCCCAAACCTCACAGCTTCTCAGTCGCCGTTTCCTCCGTTTAGGGATTCTTCTTCCTTCCTCCAAACTGCAACAATGGTTGCCGCCAAGAAGACCGTGAGCTTTCTTTGCTTCTCTGCAATTAACGTTCTTGATCTGTTCTTAGTTTTCAATTCCAAGTCGATTTTAATGGAACtatgttttgtatgttttcATTTCGAAAAATGCAGAAGAAGACCCATGAGAGCATCAACAACAGGCTCGCTCTTGTCATGAAGAGTGGCAAGTACACCCTTGGTTACAAGACCGTTCTCAAATCGCTCAGGAGCTCCAAAGGTGTCACTTTTCTACACTTTTCTCATTGTTAGTTTTTACTGTTGGCAATATCTTCTTATTTTCATAGCATTACTTGCCACGTCAATGCTAATGGAAGTGGAAATTATTTCTTATGATCTTATTGCAAAATAGGCTGCTgttgtaaattttttgttatttaatttaattattttgacagATCCGATGGTCTCTgaatttagtgttttttttacataatgTGGATTTTGTCTTTTTGTTGATGTTTTGGTGGTACATATATAAACGATATCTGAATGTTGTTGAATTCGTTTCAGGAAAACTGATCATCATTGCCAACAACTGCCCTCCTTTGAGGAAGTCAGAGATAGAGTACTATGCTATGTTGGCAAAGGTCGGAGTTCATCACTACAATGGGAGTAAGTTCTCAATCTAATATCCCCTTTGCGTTGGCATGATTAAATGATAGGTAGAAAACTACAAGTTTCGGATTTATATTAGTCTATGTAAttttttcttcagaaataattttattttaacggGTTTAGAATCTTGTTGTATTTATCGGTTTTATTTTAGGGTATTGTGTTTATGATCAACTGACTATTgattgtgatttttattatgtatatttgtACTATATTTCATCTATTATTTTCTTCCGAATTCAAGTCAGGATGTCTGTTTAAATTTCTGAGTTATAGAGGAATAAACATCGAGCTCTAGGTTTAGGCCATCtaactattaattattttcaataatatgcATTCGATATGCTTTTATAGTAGTTTATGTTTTCATCTGTCTGTATATTGAAAATCAACAGTTATATGGGTCGCACTTCTTGATGTTACACTTACAACACTTTTCTGATGTATAAATTGCTATATAATCAAAAGggtttaattttatatgttgatgcattCGATATGTTTTTAGCTGTTAGATGGTATTTGGTAGGAAATGTTGTGTGACACTTTTCAAGATTCGGTGTATTTCTTTctcattaacaaaatatttatgttttatagaCAACGTTGATTTGGGAACTGCATGCGGTAAATATTACAGAGTGTGCTGTCTCAGCATTATTGATCCAGGTATCGGATGCCTCCTTTCTTATTTCAATCTTTTATTAGGAACTggttttgatgtttttgtttttctaatactgtttgtttttgttttttcaggTGATTCTGATATCATCAAGACACTGCCTGGTGAACTATAAAGTAGAACTGGAGTTGCATGCTTTTATATTTTCTGTTGTTAGTTGATTCAGACATTGCTGAAAGAGTATCTGATTCAGTTGTAGACTTTTGATGTAAGGTGCATGGGTTTTGGGTATTCTAGCTGAGCATCAagtaattttgagttttaatcATGTTTCATTGTGCCAATTTTTATGgagataatataattttattttcatcatgctTGTTTCAAATGTCATGACCGGTTGTTATTATTTTTCGTTTTTGAATTTTCATGTCAACTCTCAAACAAGAACTTCAAATGAGTTTAGTTGTAGTGTTGTGTCTAGGCCAGTGGTGATGTCCAGGATTTTAAGATAACAATTCAGAAATGCGATATTTTTTTATCGATTTCTTCCAAAATTCGAGTTTTGTTAGACTTGGTATTAGAGGACAACCAGTTGTAGGCAAGTAGTTGTAGACTACGTATCAATTTGAAAAGAATAGTGGTGTAATTATTAGACGCCAGAATTTCAAACCCTgatctttttgaagaaattctCCGATGTTATTTTAACAAAGATAAACAAGTAGAAAATTACTATTTGTAAGGAAACGAAATTCAATTTTTCGTTGAGATCGATAAAAGGATTTGGTATGTTTATAGAAACTAGGGAATTATCTATTGTAAAATACATATTTACCATTCAATCTGAATATTGACTAAACATTATTGTATTTCTCAGGGAATGAGAAATAAGATAATGTAATGtaattctcagattttttttttctgacatagCATagtgtttttctatttatttgataataGGTAGTAGATAATGTTTATTTGGATAGGATGGTTTTGTAATTAACCTTATAGAACTGAACTATCTTGATCTAAATCTATGAAACTCGTAGAAGAGCAAGGCACATTCATTCTCAATTCAGAATAAGCTTGGAATCTTTCTTTCCTCGAAGCTAAAGCCCTTCAAGCCAtgtcttttttctcttttttaaagCCTGGAGCTAGTATGAGTTTTTTATTTCGTAATTAAGGAAGTTGATATTGTCAATTTCCTTATTCACAAGAATCTTAAGCTTATCTTCTAACTTGATCTATCCAAAAACCTTTCTATGAAAGATTGATTCCGTCGCTTTTGTGTCTATTCTACTATTGTGACTTGTTTTCCAAATACCTTATTTTCGAAAACGTATTGTGactttcttttttcaataatttttaccAAGAGTGGATAGAATTAGGTATTCAGAAAACTGAATTtcgatttttgttttttgtgatttttgtgaaaatatatgtaaaatatcTCAACAGTTTTCAAGAATcgttaaaaatttgaattataatgtTAAAGATTATGATCGAAAACTatctaacatattttttaaattttattgtttataatgtTAAAGGCATTTCAAAAACcgtttattattttagtattttaatatgttaaaatatattaaattagattttctattattattattattatcatttttagtattattattattactacaaTTGTgataataattactaaaataattacatattaaaattaattaattatttatttaattttaaattacaaaacaaattttaaaaaaatatgttaaacagATTTGAAAATCCATTATCATAGTcttcaacaatttttaaaaaacattcaaGCATTCCCCTATTTTCCAAAATATTCCCATAAAAATgactaaaaatacaaaattggAATTTAGTTTTACGACAAATTCTAACAAATCTCTTcgaaaaattattgaaataaaaagttAGAGTTCAGTTTtccaaaaattgaattttaatctCTTATAAAACCTTGTTATCCAAAACCGTGTTCTCCTCgtaaataaaaaaggaactatgctttgtaaaaaaaagaaaatcctaATTCTTAGGACagagaattgaaaaaaataaacggGTATTTGGTAATcatattttgtttcaaattttgttaaatatacaTTTGATCTCACCATTTTCACTCCTTACatgggaaaaaaaaataaaaataacaattttggTATAGAGAAAGCATGAGAAAAGTCAATTGAGCTTGTTCATCTTCTTGACAAGGCGAGCCATCTGGTACTtccaaaacacaaaataaacgAAACCCAAACCAATCATAACGAAAATCCAAACACTCTCGTCTTCATTCTCTCTT
This sequence is a window from Vigna angularis cultivar LongXiaoDou No.4 chromosome 2, ASM1680809v1, whole genome shotgun sequence. Protein-coding genes within it:
- the LOC108328074 gene encoding 60S ribosomal protein L30 — protein: MVAAKKTKKTHESINNRLALVMKSGKYTLGYKTVLKSLRSSKGKLIIIANNCPPLRKSEIEYYAMLAKVGVHHYNGNNVDLGTACGKYYRVCCLSIIDPGDSDIIKTLPGEL